The following proteins are encoded in a genomic region of Gossypium hirsutum isolate 1008001.06 chromosome D05, Gossypium_hirsutum_v2.1, whole genome shotgun sequence:
- the LOC107904048 gene encoding lipid phosphate phosphatase 2 isoform X1, giving the protein MTKVKKNRVLLVLLLWIEDSSVREVRMPEIQLGAHTVRSHGVKVARTHMHDWIILLLLIVIEVILNVIEPFHRFVGVDMMTDLKYPMKDNTVPFWAVPMLAIMLPVFVILVYYFIRKDVYDLHHAILGLLFSVLITGVITDAIKDAVGRPRPDFFWRCFPDGKRVFDPVTKDVMCTGIKSVIKEGHKSFPSGHTSWSFAGLGFLALYLSGKIRVFDRQGHVAKLCIVFLPLLIAALVGISRVDDYWHHWQDVFAGGLLGLTVSSFCYLQFFPAPYEVDGWGPHAYFQMLAESRNVNPSNGSNVQQAELESVYVDSQHCRELSRVNTHDSSPILEGTNGRMGY; this is encoded by the exons ATGACGAAGGTTAAAAAAAACCGGGTTTTGCTTGTTTTACTTCTCTGGATTGAAGACAGTTCAGTGCGAGAAg TGAGGATGCCAGAGATTCAGTTGGGTGCTCATACTGTAAGGTCTCATGGGGTTAAAGTTGCAAGGACTCACATGCATGACTGGATCATTCTTTTGCTTCTCATTGTGATAGAGGTCATTTTAAATGTTATAGAACCATTTCACCGCTTTGTCGGAGTGGATATGATGACTGATCTGAAATACCCAATGAAAGACAATACCGTTCCCTTTTGGGCCGTCCCT ATGCTTGCGATAATGCTTCCAGTTTTTGTCATTCTTGTATACTATTTCATCAGAAAGGATGTTTATGATCTACACCACGCCATACTGG GCCTTCTGTTTTCTGTGCTTATCACCGGTGTTATAACTGATGCTATTAAAGATGCTGTTGGTCGGCCTCGTCCAGACTTCTTTTGGCGTTGTTTCCCTGATGGAAAAAGG GTTTTTGACCCTGTGACAAAGGACGTTATGTGTACTGGAATAAAGAGTGTCATCAAGGAAGGACACAAAAGTTTTCCCAGTGGTCATACTTCAT GGTCATTTGCAGGTCTTGGATTTCTTGCGCTATACTTGTCTGGAAAAATCCGGGTATTTGATCGCCAGGGCCATGTGGCAAAGCTATGCATCGTCTTCTTACCATTACTCATTGCTGCTTTAGTGGGAATTTCTCGAGTTGATGACTATTGGCATCACTGGCAAGATGTTTTTGCTGGGGGTCTTCTAG GGCTAACAGTTTCATCATTTTGTTACTTGCAATTCTTTCCGGCACCATATGAAGTAGATG GGTGGGGGCCTCATGCATATTTCCAGATGTTAGCAGAGTCTCGAAATGTGAATCCATCCAACGGCTCAAATGTACAACAAGCAGAACTCGAGAGTGTATATGTGGATTCACAGCATTGCAGGGAGTTATCGAGAGTGAATACACATGACTCAAGCCCTATTCTTGAAGGAACGAACGGTAGGATGGGATATTGA
- the LOC107904048 gene encoding lipid phosphate phosphatase 2 isoform X2: MSEAECLLLNQMRMPEIQLGAHTVRSHGVKVARTHMHDWIILLLLIVIEVILNVIEPFHRFVGVDMMTDLKYPMKDNTVPFWAVPMLAIMLPVFVILVYYFIRKDVYDLHHAILGLLFSVLITGVITDAIKDAVGRPRPDFFWRCFPDGKRVFDPVTKDVMCTGIKSVIKEGHKSFPSGHTSWSFAGLGFLALYLSGKIRVFDRQGHVAKLCIVFLPLLIAALVGISRVDDYWHHWQDVFAGGLLGLTVSSFCYLQFFPAPYEVDGWGPHAYFQMLAESRNVNPSNGSNVQQAELESVYVDSQHCRELSRVNTHDSSPILEGTNGRMGY; this comes from the exons ATGTCTGAAGCGGAGTGCCTTTTGTTAAACCAAA TGAGGATGCCAGAGATTCAGTTGGGTGCTCATACTGTAAGGTCTCATGGGGTTAAAGTTGCAAGGACTCACATGCATGACTGGATCATTCTTTTGCTTCTCATTGTGATAGAGGTCATTTTAAATGTTATAGAACCATTTCACCGCTTTGTCGGAGTGGATATGATGACTGATCTGAAATACCCAATGAAAGACAATACCGTTCCCTTTTGGGCCGTCCCT ATGCTTGCGATAATGCTTCCAGTTTTTGTCATTCTTGTATACTATTTCATCAGAAAGGATGTTTATGATCTACACCACGCCATACTGG GCCTTCTGTTTTCTGTGCTTATCACCGGTGTTATAACTGATGCTATTAAAGATGCTGTTGGTCGGCCTCGTCCAGACTTCTTTTGGCGTTGTTTCCCTGATGGAAAAAGG GTTTTTGACCCTGTGACAAAGGACGTTATGTGTACTGGAATAAAGAGTGTCATCAAGGAAGGACACAAAAGTTTTCCCAGTGGTCATACTTCAT GGTCATTTGCAGGTCTTGGATTTCTTGCGCTATACTTGTCTGGAAAAATCCGGGTATTTGATCGCCAGGGCCATGTGGCAAAGCTATGCATCGTCTTCTTACCATTACTCATTGCTGCTTTAGTGGGAATTTCTCGAGTTGATGACTATTGGCATCACTGGCAAGATGTTTTTGCTGGGGGTCTTCTAG GGCTAACAGTTTCATCATTTTGTTACTTGCAATTCTTTCCGGCACCATATGAAGTAGATG GGTGGGGGCCTCATGCATATTTCCAGATGTTAGCAGAGTCTCGAAATGTGAATCCATCCAACGGCTCAAATGTACAACAAGCAGAACTCGAGAGTGTATATGTGGATTCACAGCATTGCAGGGAGTTATCGAGAGTGAATACACATGACTCAAGCCCTATTCTTGAAGGAACGAACGGTAGGATGGGATATTGA
- the LOC107904049 gene encoding uncharacterized protein, whose amino-acid sequence MKLNQADSTADDLEPLFDYRRVQPLNIVCLDDDCSDTSPVPSPKRRKFANPDVAEVDLDKDVEVIKVVNVEEEDWLAPPPVVSTKAYSKIGEDSTIKELRRRKQELLSFAQSAKIMLQEVEESAKQEPSGSSKPSLDAVAEQPKNPAPERAKIVISIQNKDEIKQFRIYMDDKFEKLFSLYANRAKLDLQSLVFSFDGDKINLAATPASLGMEDDDIIEVHEKKS is encoded by the exons ATGAAATTAAATCAG GCCGATTCCACTGCGGATGATCTTGAGCCTCTGTTCGATTACCGCCGTGTTCAGCCGCTGAACATTGTTTGCTTAGACG ATGACTGTTCAGATACTTCACCAGTTCCATCACCAAAACGGAGGAAATTTGCTAATCCCGAT GTTGCGGAAGTAGATTTGGATAAAGATGTTGAAGTGATAAAAGTGGTGAATGTTGAAGAGGAGGATTGGTTGGCTCCCCCTCCTGTGGTTTCAACTAAAGCTTATAGCAAGATTGGCGAGGATTCAACCATAAAGGAGTTAAG GCGAAGGAAACAGGAATTGCTTTCGTTTGCACAATCTGCAAAAATCATGTTGCAAGAAGTGGAGGAATCTGCAAAGCAAGAACCGAGTGGTTCCTCGAAACCTTCTTTAGATGCTGTAGCCGAGCAACCAAAAAATCCTGCTCCTGAAAGGGCCAAAATAGTTATTTCGATCCAGAACAAGGATGAAATCAAGCAATTTCGTATATACATG GATGACAAGTTTGAGAAGCTCTTCAGCTTGTATGCCAATAGAGCTAAGCTTGACCTGCAAAGCTTAGTATTTTCTTTTGATGGCGATAAAATTAATCTGGCTGCAACCCCTGCAAGTCTAGGAATGGAGGATGACGACATTATTGAGGTGCATGAGAAGAAGAGCTGA
- the LOC107904048 gene encoding lipid phosphate phosphatase 2 isoform X3 yields MPEIQLGAHTVRSHGVKVARTHMHDWIILLLLIVIEVILNVIEPFHRFVGVDMMTDLKYPMKDNTVPFWAVPMLAIMLPVFVILVYYFIRKDVYDLHHAILGLLFSVLITGVITDAIKDAVGRPRPDFFWRCFPDGKRVFDPVTKDVMCTGIKSVIKEGHKSFPSGHTSWSFAGLGFLALYLSGKIRVFDRQGHVAKLCIVFLPLLIAALVGISRVDDYWHHWQDVFAGGLLGLTVSSFCYLQFFPAPYEVDGWGPHAYFQMLAESRNVNPSNGSNVQQAELESVYVDSQHCRELSRVNTHDSSPILEGTNGRMGY; encoded by the exons ATGCCAGAGATTCAGTTGGGTGCTCATACTGTAAGGTCTCATGGGGTTAAAGTTGCAAGGACTCACATGCATGACTGGATCATTCTTTTGCTTCTCATTGTGATAGAGGTCATTTTAAATGTTATAGAACCATTTCACCGCTTTGTCGGAGTGGATATGATGACTGATCTGAAATACCCAATGAAAGACAATACCGTTCCCTTTTGGGCCGTCCCT ATGCTTGCGATAATGCTTCCAGTTTTTGTCATTCTTGTATACTATTTCATCAGAAAGGATGTTTATGATCTACACCACGCCATACTGG GCCTTCTGTTTTCTGTGCTTATCACCGGTGTTATAACTGATGCTATTAAAGATGCTGTTGGTCGGCCTCGTCCAGACTTCTTTTGGCGTTGTTTCCCTGATGGAAAAAGG GTTTTTGACCCTGTGACAAAGGACGTTATGTGTACTGGAATAAAGAGTGTCATCAAGGAAGGACACAAAAGTTTTCCCAGTGGTCATACTTCAT GGTCATTTGCAGGTCTTGGATTTCTTGCGCTATACTTGTCTGGAAAAATCCGGGTATTTGATCGCCAGGGCCATGTGGCAAAGCTATGCATCGTCTTCTTACCATTACTCATTGCTGCTTTAGTGGGAATTTCTCGAGTTGATGACTATTGGCATCACTGGCAAGATGTTTTTGCTGGGGGTCTTCTAG GGCTAACAGTTTCATCATTTTGTTACTTGCAATTCTTTCCGGCACCATATGAAGTAGATG GGTGGGGGCCTCATGCATATTTCCAGATGTTAGCAGAGTCTCGAAATGTGAATCCATCCAACGGCTCAAATGTACAACAAGCAGAACTCGAGAGTGTATATGTGGATTCACAGCATTGCAGGGAGTTATCGAGAGTGAATACACATGACTCAAGCCCTATTCTTGAAGGAACGAACGGTAGGATGGGATATTGA